The Papaver somniferum cultivar HN1 chromosome 6, ASM357369v1, whole genome shotgun sequence genome segment AAAAGGTGAAAAGGTCAACTTCTGGATGTCTCTCTCGATAGTGAACATCGTCCACTACACTGACACTGTTGCAATCACTTCAGTAGGAGTTTTACAGATAGAGAGGAACCTTAGACTACAATGGTTTTGTTTTAATGGTCATCATTCTATTTTATTAGTTATACAGGAAAAGATGGGGgcgttttatgtttttataataTTGGATATCTGGTGACTCAAGGGACGTTTCACTACAGGTACTACTATTCTGGGAGAGTTGCCTCGGAGCAATTGATCAGCAAGTTGAGAGGAGGATATGTTATTGTACTGAAATCTATAAACAAATGGAACATCCAGGTGACTGAAGGGTCATTTTGATACACAATCTATTTGAATTTGTGGATCATGATGTCAACCTGAGCTTGTTAAGTGTGAACGTGTGATTCTTGATATATCAAGCTAAACAAGAAAAGATAAGAAACCAGGTCAAGTAGTAATATGTGGGCTGGTTAGACTCGTTTTCTTATTATTTGGAACCAGCTACAGCTAGTACTAATAGTAATAGGTGTGTGCAAAAATGACttatttatgtatttttcttgatACTATTCGtaaagaatttgagaagaaaaataAGTCATTGCAATTTAATTATTCGTAGTGTTTGACGAACAAACGTGGATAAAATTTAAGAGTAATTAACGGAGTCTAATGCAACGAACGTGGCTAACTAACTGTAGAGAATGAACCAGGTAGGAATATAACCCAGTTTCTAGATTTGAATTGTTTTAACTGAAGAGTCAATTGTTGCTGGCCATACTTGACTTAGTGCCAACCTGATCCTTCCCGCACTTACCATTTCAAACTATGGAAAAGGTGCTCGGATATCACCCCGGAACAGAAAAAAAGACACGGAAACGGGTAATCTGAACACGAAATCTGTTTAGACTTGAACCATATTCCTTTTGATGTGTTAAAAATCAAAATGGTTTCTACTTCCAAGTGTTTAAGATGGGCAAGGAATGCGAAATGTCCAAACTTGAAACTCATGATACATCACCTTCCTTGTTTTATCATCCAACTAATTCCTGTCCTGACACTGAAATTAGACCAAACTTTATAACGCTGCAGAAGACTACTGCAAATTCAGTTTTACATTGAATTCAACATATACGTTACTACTCATAGAATCTGTTGCCATGcaaaatatcttcttcttcttcttctctcatcAGAAGCAACAGAGCCTCTGAGCAGCTAAGaagatattttttttcattttcttagtGGTCGGATACATACAAAAAAACAGAGTCTTATTGAATACCGCCTGAATCTGCCGACATCATTGCTTGAATTGGTTAAGTCGGTGggaccactatatatatatatacagtaaCATGTGCTCCCATACGCCATCCCATCCCATTTTACTCGTCATCCTTTCTCTATAAATCCTCCTCCCAACTTCTCAATTTAAAAAAATCTCTCCCTGTTCTGTTTTTTTTTACTCCCAAagacagaaacagagtttggtaaccGACTCTacttagcttcttcttcttcctcccattCTTCCAATTTTTCTCTCTACATTTCTCAGCTAAATCAAATGGCTCGAGGGAACCGCTTTATTGCCTTAATTTCCTTTTTGTTGATCCTTAATGTTTCAGGTTAGTGTTCGTGTTCATATACTCTGTTTCTTATTGGACTTGATTACTCTGTTTCTTCCTTCTCTGCATCACCTTTTTAAGACATACTTTCGAAAGAAATTTTAGTTTAATTATATGTTTGATTAATAAGAAGTTTTCTAATGTTAAATTTTTTGATGTTTTCAGGGGTATTGTCGGTTACGTTTACTATGATAAACAAGTGCAGTCAAACAGTATGGCCAGGAATACTATCAAGTGCAGGAATATCTCCACTTGACACAACAGGGTTCGCATTACAGAAAGATGAATCAAGAATTGTTACCGTTCCAACGTCGTGGTCAGGTCGGTTATGGGGTAGAACTCATTGCAGTCAAGACTCAACAGGGAAATTTTCTTGCATATCAGGTGATTGCGGTTCAGGAAAAGTAGAATGCTCTGGAGGCGGTGCAACACCACCGGCTACACTAGCTGAATTCACATTAAACGGTGCAAACGGACTTGATTTCTACGACGTTAGTTTGGTAGACGGTTATAATCTGCCCATGTTGGTGGTTCCAGAAGGTGGAACAGGTGGGAATTGTAGTACAACTGGTTGTGTAGTCAATTTGAATGATCTTTGTCCTACTGACTTGAAAGTAACGAGCGAAGAAGGTAGCCATGTTGCTTGCAAAAGCGCTTGTGAAGCCTTCGGTGATCCTCAGTATTGTTGTAGTGGCGCATATGGAAATCCTAACACCTGCAAACCATCTGCTTACTCTGAATTCTTCAAGAATGCTTGTCCTCGTGCTTATAGTTACGCTTACGATGATGGAACCAGCACTTTCACCTGTGCTTCTGCGACTTATGTTATCACTTTCTGCCCTCCATTATCCACCAGGTAAATTTACAACCGCCAATTTTCACAGTTGGTAATGTTTATTATTTACCGTTTAAATTCGCATTCATCAATTCGGTATTGATCATTGTTTTTCTATGTTGTTGCAGTAAAAAAGCCACGAAATATCCAGAGGCAGCAGAGTTGCCGTTGTACAACTCAACAATGACATACTTAGGCGGTGGCGAAAGTTTAGAGGACGGCGGTGTATCATCATCCTCAGCCATGCGCGTCTCATTCCTGCAATTCCTTGGCGGTGCCGTCTCTcttttcatttta includes the following:
- the LOC113288907 gene encoding thaumatin-like protein 1b, with translation MARGNRFIALISFLLILNVSGVLSVTFTMINKCSQTVWPGILSSAGISPLDTTGFALQKDESRIVTVPTSWSGRLWGRTHCSQDSTGKFSCISGDCGSGKVECSGGGATPPATLAEFTLNGANGLDFYDVSLVDGYNLPMLVVPEGGTGGNCSTTGCVVNLNDLCPTDLKVTSEEGSHVACKSACEAFGDPQYCCSGAYGNPNTCKPSAYSEFFKNACPRAYSYAYDDGTSTFTCASATYVITFCPPLSTSKKATKYPEAAELPLYNSTMTYLGGGESLEDGGVSSSSAMRVSFLQFLGGAVSLFILLSSSAIWRSI